The Osmerus eperlanus chromosome 22, fOsmEpe2.1, whole genome shotgun sequence genome window below encodes:
- the LOC134008620 gene encoding LOW QUALITY PROTEIN: transmembrane channel-like protein 7 (The sequence of the model RefSeq protein was modified relative to this genomic sequence to represent the inferred CDS: deleted 1 base in 1 codon) yields the protein MEIDSVFYTDRTGPVSNPLLDQLPSYQSLLYRRKPSHSSSTKRRSSTRNRLGSTNSGRWGDDTVDRAAEKQKSQTVERAVRELPKPMERDAETSEERLEQARELSSWRQWRQSARRTLRRLGEDARDWLHSLELWRGDIHLIEGMFGTGILSYFSFLRYLVLLNFVIFLLMFSFVMLPIIIAPHASGNATYNQADGSVCSVYPSSSRRGLVVFHQHITDLLSGGGFLEQTYLFYGYYQVDAIYFPGFRYNLPLAYLLVTIAYLFLSLIWIVKRSATGFKRNLVQDEDRFQSFCNKIFAGWDFCITNENAARLKRSSLLYELKTDLEEERIKQKIADRTRGQRCRIYLIRLILNLFVVAVLAACFYSIYRATIFSQTVQVTKVNFLLDLIYEYLPSIVITMANFITPLLFSFIINYEDYSPAFEIRFTLMRCVFMRLASIGVLLFSLWSQITTCKEQPCVCGYNHVLYSCWETRVGQEMYKLTIFDFIIIAAVTLFVEFPRKLMVNYCDCGLAKWWGQQEFAIPQNVLEIVYGQTICWIGAFYCPLLPAICIIKYFIIFYIKKVSLVNNCRPATRPFRASSSNFFFLAVLLIGLALACVPVAVSIAQISCSQACGPFVNYTTSWEALPRTVAQLRPEARSVLLALSSEASAVSLFVITCLAMFYVIALAGAHKRVINQLREQLEMEGRDKRFLIQKLCQAQRAQTRSQSRPRAQSHPDRHSPNYQLPSPTYPYNSSLFLVQPPPDSSTHV from the exons ATGGAGATAGACTCAG TGTTCTACACGGACCGAACTGGACCAGTCAGCAACCCTTTGCTAGACCAGCTGCCGAGCTACCAGTCTCTGCTGTACCGCAGGAAGCCGTCACATTCGAGCAGTACAAAGCGCAGGAGCAGCACCAGAAACAGGCTGGGCTCGACCAACAGTGGGAGATGGGGGGACGAC ACCGTGGACAGAGCGGCGGAGAAACAGAAAAGCCAGACCGTTGAAAGAGCTGTCAGAGAACTGCCGAAGCCTAtggagagagacgcagagacaAGTGAGGAG CGTCTGGAGCAGGCCAGGGAGCTGAGCAGCTGGAGGCAGTGGAGACAGAGCGCCAGACGAACCCtgcggaggctgggggaggacgcCCGCGACTGGCTCCACTCCCTGGAGCTCTGGAGGGGGGACATCCACCTCATTGAGG ggATGTTCGGTACAGGGATCCTGTCCTACTTCTCCTTCCTGCGCTACCTGGTCCTGCTGAACTTCGTCATCTTCCTCCTCATGTTCAGCTTCGTCATGCTGCCCATCATCATCGCCCCCCACGCCTCAGGGAACGCCACCTATAACCAGGCGGACG GCAGCGTGTGCAGTGTCTACCCCAGCAGCTCGCGTCGAGGCCTGGTGGTCTTTCACCAACACATCACTGACTTACTCTCCGGAGGG GGTTTTCTGGAGCAGACCTACCTGTTCTATGGCTACTACCAGGTGGATGCCATCTACTTCCCTGGGTTCAGATACAACCTTCCTCTAGCCTACCTGCTGGTCACCATAGCCTACCTCTTCCTCAGTCTCATATGGATCGTGAAAAG ATCTGCCACGGGGTTCAAGCGTAACCTGGTGCAGGACGAGGACCGCTTCCAGAGCTTCTGCAACAAGATCTTTGCCGGCTGGGACTTCTGCATCACCAACGAGAACGCGGCCAGGCTGAAGCGGAGCAGCCTGCTGTACGAGCTCAAG actgacctggaggaggagcggatCAAGCAGAAGATCGCCGACCGCACGCGAGGGCAGCGGTGCAGGATCTACCTGATCCGACTGATCCTCAACCTGTTTGTGGTGGCTGTCCTGGCCGCCTGTTTCTACAGCATCTACAGGGCCACCATCTTCTCCCAGACAGTCCAGGTCACCAAG GTGAACTTCCTGCTGGACCTGATCTACGAGTACCTTCCGTCCATTGTCATCACCATGGCCAACttcatcacccccctcctcttctccttcatcaTCAACTACGAGGACTACTCCCCTGCCTTTGAGATCCGCTTCACCCTCATGAG gtgtgtgttcatgcgtcTGGCCAGTATTGGGGtgctgctgttctctctctggtctcagaTCACCACCTGTAAGGAGCAGCCCTGCGTGTGTGGCTACAACCACGTCCTCTACTCT TGCTGGGAGACACGCGTGGGCCAGGAAATGTACAAGCTCACGATCTTCGACTTCATCATTATCGCCGCCGTGACTCTCTTCGTGGAGTTTCCCCGGAA GCTGATGGTGAACTACTGTGACTGCGGCCTGGCCAAGTGGTGGGGCCAGCAGGAGTTCGCCATCCCCCAGAATGTGCTGGAGATCGTCTATGGCCAGACCATCTGCTGGATCGGCGCCTTCTACTGCCCCCTGCTGCCCGCCATCTGCATCATCAAGTACTTCATCATCTTCTACATCAAGAAG GTGTCCCTGGTGAACAACTGTCGTCCAGCCACCCGGCCATTCAGGGCCTCCAGCTCCAACTTCTTCTTCCTGGCCGTGCTTCTGATTGGCTTAGCCCTGGCCTGCGTCCCCGTCGCCGTCAGCATCGCCCA GATCAGCTGCTCGCAGGCGTGCGGTCCCTTCGTTAACTACACCACCTCCTGGGAGGCCCTCCCCCGCACCGTGGCCCAGCTGCGCCCCGAGGCTCGCTCCGTCctcctggctctctcctccGAGGCCTCCGCCGTGTCCCTCTTCGTCATCACGTG ccTGGCCATGTTTTATGTTATCGCGTTAGCCGGCGCCCACAAGAGAGTCATTAACCAgttgagagagcagctggaaatG GAGGGTCGAGACAAGCGTTTCCTCATCCAGAAGTTGTGTCAAGCCCAGAGGGCCCAGACCCGTTCTCAATCCCGGCCTCGCGCCCAGTCCCACCCAGACAGGCACAGCCCCAACTACCAACTACCATCCCCCACCTACCCCTACAACTCTAGTCTGTTCCTGGTccaacctccccctgactcttcCACCCACGTATAA
- the LOC134008797 gene encoding uncharacterized protein LOC134008797: MKPRMMMMSEGLLLLLIMQALHHASVGQSTTPPFSTTTSRPTTTTTLPSTTPPPVVFLCGGTPCPAGQDCVSVNGSLRCADPCSQYSVLDDAWRSTDFRNDGNLHCDRDISWQGWYRLFLGGNSTQMPETCVEENMCGTHAALWITTPHPLLRDGVVERGTCGKWSWGAGNGNCCAFRSNPIHVKACPGNYYVYKFVQPVGCYLAYCAVGWGNSTTTTTTPPFTTTTSIPTTTTTPSTTTTPPTTTTTSRPTTTTTPPTTTTPPFTTTTSRPTTTTTSRPTTTTTPPTTTTPPFTTTTSRPTTTTTPPSTTTTLPSTTPPPVVFLCGGTPCPAGQDCVSVNGSLRCADPCSQYSVLDDAWRSTDFRNDGNLHCDQHISWQGWYRLFLGGNSTQMPETCVEENMCGTHAALWITTPHPLLRDGVVERGTCGKWSWGAGNGNCCAFRSNPIHVKACPGNYYVYKFVQPVGCYLAYCAVGWGNSTTTTTTPPFTTTTSIPTTTTTPPTTTTPPFTTTTSRPTTTTTPTSTTTTLPSTTPPPVVFLCGGTPCPAGQDCVSVNGSLRCADPCSQYSVLDDAWRSTDFRNDGNLHCDQHISWQGWYRLFLGGNSTQMPETCVEENMCGTHAALWITTPHPLLRDGVVERGTCGKWSWGAGNGNCCAFRSNPIHVKACPGNYYVYKFVQPVGCYLAYCAVGWGNSTTTTTTPPFTTTTSIPTTTTTPSTTTTPPTTTTTSRPTTTTTPPTTTTPPFTTTTSRPTTTTTPPSTTTTLPSTTPPPVVFLCGGTPCPAGQDCVSVNGSLRCADPCSQYSVLDDAWRSTDFRNDGNLHCDQQISWQGWYRLFLGGNSTQMPDTCVEKYMCGTHAPLWLTAPHPLLADRVVERGVCGHWVDDCCYFRSNPIHVKACPGNYYVYKFVNPNFCHATYCAESRGISTTTTPPTTTTPSTTTPSAAEGELRLAGGNTSCSGRVEIYHQDQWGTVCDDFWDVQDAQVVCSQLGCGRALSAPMSASFGQGSGPIWLDDVRCSGSESSLAECSHLPFGSHNCVHGEDAGVICEAVDPLRLVNGYPDNPACSGRVEIYHQDQWGTVCDDYWDVQDAQVVCSQLGCGRALSAPMSASFGQGSGPIWLDDVRCSGSESSLANCSHLPFGSHNCVHGEDAGVICEVGRGNSTTTTTPPSTTTTLTSTTSPPVVFLCGGTPCPAGQDCVSVNGSLRCADPCSQYSVLDDAWRSTDFRNDGNLHCDQHISWQGWYRLFLGGNSTQMPETCVEENMCGTHAALWITTPHPLLRDGVVERGTCGKWSWGAGNGNCCAFRSNPIHVKACPGNYYVYKFVQPNNCYLAYCAVGRGNSTTTTTPPSTTTTPPSTTITLTSTTPPPVVFLCGGTPCPAGQDCVSVNGSLRCADPCSQYSVLDDAWRSTDFRNDGNLHCDQHISWQGWYRLFLGGNSTQMPETCVEENMCGTHAALWITTPHPLLRDGVVERGTCGKWSWGAGNGNCCAFRSNPIHVKACPGNYYVYKFVQPVGCYLAYCAVGWGNSTTTTTLPPTTTATSRPTTTTITIIPELVCGRSFLDVGLLKSQLAAKRLDSSSAHMADPRCSSQEINGTVWFQVERREGSCGTTLTTNGSHAIYSNSLFVYPFSENLVQPLRIPFSCSYPLETVASLDVAIKPYLELEGAVRDEGAKARTSMSLFRDANYTAPYPAGRVTLPLGSALHVGVSVEETDAGIFVVVLEDCYTTHSPDPDDLLKYFLIQHRCSTDRHQVTVDENGLSLQARFSALLFLFQGDYRDVYLHCSLNLCDQRNSSCSPMCSRRFVRSIDELVPLQPVSVGPITWSQSLE; this comes from the exons ATGAAGCCTCGCatgatgatgatgtcagaggGTCTGTTGTTACTCCTGATCATGCAAGCTCTTCATCATGCTTCAG TTGGTCaatccaccacccctcctttcaGCACCACCACCTCTAGaccaacaaccaccaccacccttccctccaccactccccctcctgtGGTGTTCCTGTGTGGGGGCACACCTTGCCCAGCAGGCCAGGACTGTGTCAGTGTCAACGGTTCTCTTCGCTGTGCTGACCCCTGTAGCCAGTACTCAGTTCTGGACGATGCCTGGCGTTCAACGGACTTCAGAAACGATGGTAACCTGCACTGTGACCGGGATATCAGTTGGCAGGGATGGTATCGCTTGTTCCTGGGGGGGAACAGTACCCAGATGCCAGAGACGTGTGTGGAAGAGAACATGTGTGGGACCCACGCCGCTTTGTGGatcaccacccctcaccccctgctgAGAGACGGCGTGGTGGAACGGGGAACCTGTGGGAAATGGTCCTGGGGCGCCGGCAACGGCAACTGCTGTGCATTTAGGTCAAACCCCATCCATGTCAAAGCCTGTCCTGGCAACTACTACGTCTACAAGTTTGTCCAACCAGTTGGTTGTTACTTGGCTTATTGTGCAG TTGGTTGGGGgaactccaccaccaccaccaccacccctcctttcaccaccaccacctctataccaacaaccaccaccaccccttctactaccaccacccctcctactaccaccaccacctctagaccaacaaccaccaccacccctcctactaccaccacccctcctttcaccaccaccacctctagaccaacaaccaccaccacctctagaccaacaaccaccaccacccctcctactaccaccacccctcctttcaccaccaccacctctagaccaacaaccaccaccacccctccttccaccaccaccacccttccctccaccactccccctcctgtGGTGTTCCTGTGTGGGGGCACACCTTGCCCAGCAGGCCAGGACTGTGTCAGTGTCAACGGTTCTCTTCGCTGTGCTGACCCATGTAGCCAGTACTCAGTTCTGGACGATGCCTGGCGTTCAACGGACTTCAGAAACGATGGTAACCTGCACTGTGACCAGCATATCAGTTGGCAGGGATGGTATCGCTTGTTCCTGGGGGGGAACAGTACCCAGATGCCAGAGACGTGTGTGGAAGAGAACATGTGTGGGACCCACGCCGCTTTGTGGatcaccacccctcaccccctgctgAGAGACGGCGTGGTGGAACGGGGAACCTGTGGGAAATGGTCCTGGGGCGCCGGCAACGGCAACTGCTGTGCATTTAGGTCAAACCCCATCCATGTCAAAGCCTGTCCTGGCAACTACTACGTCTACAAGTTTGTCCAACCAGTTGGTTGTTACTTGGCTTATTGTGCAG TTGGTTGGGGgaactccaccaccaccaccaccacccctcctttcaccaccaccacctctataccaacaaccaccaccacccctcctactaccaccacccctcctttcaccaccaccacctctagaccaacaaccaccaccacccctacttccaccaccaccacccttccctccaccactccccctcctgtGGTGTTCCTGTGTGGGGGCACACCTTGCCCAGCAGGCCAGGACTGTGTCAGTGTCAACGGTTCTCTTCGCTGTGCTGACCCATGTAGCCAGTACTCAGTTCTGGACGATGCCTGGCGTTCAACGGACTTCAGAAACGATGGTAACCTGCACTGTGACCAGCATATCAGTTGGCAGGGATGGTATCGCTTGTTCCTGGGGGGGAACAGTACCCAGATGCCAGAGACGTGTGTGGAAGAGAACATGTGTGGGACCCACGCCGCTTTGTGGatcaccacccctcaccccctgctgAGAGACGGCGTGGTGGAACGGGGAACCTGTGGGAAATGGTCCTGGGGCGCCGGCAACGGCAACTGCTGTGCATTTAGGTCAAACCCCATCCATGTCAAAGCCTGTCCTGGCAACTACTACGTCTACAAGTTTGTCCAACCAGTTGGTTGTTACTTGGCTTATTGTGCAG TTGGTTGGGGgaactccaccaccaccaccaccacccctcctttcaccaccaccacctctataccaacaaccaccaccaccccttctactaccaccacccctcctactaccaccaccacctctagaccaacaaccaccaccacccctcctactaccaccacccctcctttcaccaccaccacctctagaccaacaaccaccaccacccctccttccaccaccaccacccttccctccaccactccccctcctgtGGTGTTCCTGTGTGGGGGCACACCTTGCCCAGCAGGCCAGGACTGTGTCAGTGTCAACGGTTCTCTTCGCTGTGCTGACCCATGTAGCCAGTACTCAGTTCTGGACGATGCCTGGCGTTCAACGGACTTCAGAAACGATGGTAACCTGCACTGTGACCAGCAGATCAGTTGGCAGGGATGGTATCGCTTGTTCCTGGGGGGGAACAGTACCCAGATGCCAGACACGTGTGTGGAAAAGTACATGTGCGGGACCCACGCCCCTTTGTGGCTCactgctcctcaccccctgctAGCAGACAGGGTGGTGGAACGCGGTGTGTGTGGGCACTGGGTGGACGACTGCTGTTACTTTAGGTCAAACCCGATCCATGTCAAAGCCTGTCCTGGAAACTACTACGTGTACAAGTTCGTCAACCCAAATTTTTGTCATGCGACTTATTGTGCAG AGAGTCGAGGgatctccaccaccaccacccctcctactaccaccaccccttctaccaccaccccctcagCAGCAGAAGGGGAGTTACGTCTGGCTGGGGGGAACACTTCCTGCTCCGGCAGAGTGGAGATCTACCACCAGGACCAGTGGGGGACGGTGTGTGATGACTTTTGGGACGTGCAGGATGCCCAGGTGGTGTGTAGTCAGCTGGGCTGTGGCCGCGCTCTGTCTGCTCCGATGTCTGCCAGCTTCGGCCAGGGCAGCGGGCCCATCTGGCTGGACGATGTCAGGTGTTCGGGGTCAGAGTCCTCCCTGGCAGAGTGTAGCCACCTGCCCTTCGGCTCACACAACTGTGTACACGGTGAAGATGCCGGGGTCATCTGTGAAG CTGTCGATCCTCTGAGATTGGTGAACGGTTACCCTGACAACCCTGCCTGCTCCGGCAGAGTGGAGATCTACCACCAGGACCAGTGGGGGACGGTGTGTGATGACTACTGGGACGTGCAGGATGCCCAGGTGGTGTGTAGTCAGCTGGGCTGTGGCCGCGCCCTGTCTGCTCCGATGTCTGCCAGCTTCGGCCAGGGCAGCGGGCCCATCTGGCTGGACGATGTCAGGTGTTCGGGTTCAGAGTCCTCCCTGGCGAACTGCAGCCACCTGCCCTTCGGCTCACACAACTGTGTACACGGTGAAGATGCCGGGGTCAtctgtgagg TTGGTCGCGGAAActccaccaccacaaccacccctccttccaccaccaccacccttacCTCCACCACTTCCCCTCCTGTGGTGTTCCTGTGTGGGGGCACACCTTGCCCAGCAGGCCAGGACTGTGTCAGTGTCAACGGTTCTCTTCGCTGTGCTGACCCCTGTAGCCAGTACTCAGTTCTGGACGATGCCTGGCGTTCAACGGACTTCAGAAACGATGGTAACCTGCACTGTGACCAGCATATCAGTTGGCAGGGATGGTATCGCTTGTTCCTGGGGGGGAACAGTACCCAGATGCCAGAGACGTGTGTGGAAGAGAACATGTGTGGGACCCACGCCGCTTTGTGGatcaccacccctcaccccctgctgAGAGACGGCGTGGTGGAACGGGGAACCTGTGGGAAATGGTCCTGGGGCGCCGGCAACGGCAACTGCTGTGCATTTAGGTCAAACCCCATCCATGTCAAAGCCTGTCCTGGCAACTACTACGTCTACAAGTTTGTCCAACCAAATAATTGTTACTTGGCTTATTGTGCAG TTGGTCGCGGAAActccaccaccacaaccacccctccttccaccacaaccacccctccttccaccaccatcacccttacctccaccactccccctcctgtGGTGTTCCTGTGTGGGGGCACACCTTGCCCAGCAGGCCAGGACTGTGTCAGTGTCAATGGTTCTCTTCGCTGTGCTGACCCCTGTAGCCAGTACTCAGTTCTGGACGATGCCTGGCGTTCAACGGACTTCAGAAACGATGGTAACCTGCACTGTGACCAGCATATCAGTTGGCAGGGATGGTATCGCTTGTTCCTGGGGGGGAACAGTACCCAGATGCCAGAGACGTGTGTGGAAGAGAACATGTGTGGGACCCACGCCGCTTTGTGGatcaccacccctcaccccctgctgAGAGACGGCGTGGTGGAACGGGGAACCTGTGGGAAATGGTCCTGGGGCGCCGGCAACGGCAACTGCTGTGCATTTAGGTCAAACCCCATCCATGTCAAAGCCTGTCCTGGCAACTACTACGTCTACAAGTTTGTCCAACCAGTTGGTTGTTACTTGGCTTATTGTGCAG TTGGTTGGGGgaactccaccaccaccaccacccttccTCCAACCACTACTGCCACCTCCAGACCAACAACCACAACCATCACCA TCATCCCAGAGCTGGTGTGTGGTAGGAGCTTCCTTGATGTGGGTCTCCTCAAGTCTCAGCTAGCGGCCAAACGTCTGGACTCCTCCTCTGCTCACATGGCCGACCCCCGCTGCTCCTCCCAGGAGATTAACGGGACGGTGTGGTTCCAGGTGGAGCGCAGGGAGGGCAGCTGTGGAACCACTCTGACG accaACGGCAGCCACGCCATCTACTCCAACAGTCTGTTTGTGTACCCGTTCAGTGAGAACTTGGTTCAACCCCTGAGGATCCCTTTCTCCTGCTCCTATCCTCTGGAGACAGTGGCTAGCCTGGATGTGGCCATCAAACCATACCTGGA ACTTGAAGGTGCGGTGAGAGATGAGGGTGCCAAGGCCAGGACCTCCATGTCTCTGTTCCGTGATGCCAACTACACAGCTCCTTACCCAGCAGGCCGTGTCACTCTGCCCCTGGGCTCTGctctgcatgtgggtgtgtctgttgaAGAGACGGACGCTGGCATCTTTGTGGTCGTTTTGGAGGACTGCTACACCACCCACTCCCCTGATCCTGATGACCTCCTGAAATACTTCCTCATCCAGCACAG GTGTTCTACCGACCGTCACCAGGTGACCGTGGACGAGAATGGCTTGTCCCTCCAGGCTCGCTTCTCTGCGCTGCTGTTCCTGTTCCAGGGGGACTACAGGGACGTCTACCTGCACTGCAGCCTCAACCTGTGTGACCAGAGaaactcctcctgctctcct ATGTGTTCCAGAAGGTTTGTCCGCTCTATCGACGAACTTGTGCCCCTCCAACCTGTCTCAGTCGGACCAATCACCT ggaGCCAGAGTCTGGAGTAA